One part of the Vanessa cardui chromosome 2, ilVanCard2.1, whole genome shotgun sequence genome encodes these proteins:
- the LOC124542380 gene encoding uncharacterized protein LOC124542380, whose product MIGYYTILVLGCVGAVLGNAPPYVQSAEAFVYAKTFVSEKLPNRKMDIHNVQDRPHLSFAMLAGVTGGLLLLQDDSVHLRTRLEMVDAIIPSMWHNYDVISQRTLSLIHDATQKVALIVNLINSICGSANVEECNAEVDKKVKDSPFSYEMPANLLLSLGNLSVVIRDNEATINSIIENDNDIPYLIHNVESKQFSSFLELVQRVFGKLSELTYRRFLSDY is encoded by the exons ATGATTGGCTACTACACGATTTTGGTCCTGGGATGTGTTGGAGCGGTTCTGGGAAATGCACCACCTTACGTCCAATCAGCTGAAGCCTTTGTTTACGCCAAGACCTTCGTTTCCGAAAAACT ACCAAACCGTAAAATGGACATCCACAATGTACAAGACAGACCACATCTCTCCTTCGCCATGTTAGCAGGTGTCACCGGTGGCCTTCTTTTGCTACAAGACGACTCTGTACACCTACGTACCCGCTTAGAAATGGTTGACGCAATAATTCCAAGTATGTGGCATAACTATGACGTCATATCTCAACGAACACTGAGCCTCATTCATGACGCAACACAAAAAGTTGCTCTG ATAGTCAATCTCATAAACTCCATATGTGGATCAGCCAACGTAGAGGAATGCAACGCAGAAGTCGACAAAAAAGTAAAAGATTCCCCTTTCTCATACGAAATGCCAGCGAATCTTCTCTTATCTCTCGGCAATCTCTCTGTTGTGATAAGAGATAACGAAGCGACGATCAACTCGATCATTGAAAACGATAATGACATACCATACCTGATCCACAACGTTGAAAGCAAACAATTCAGTTCCTTCTTAGAATTGGTACAACGTGTTTTTGGAAAATTAAGCGAATTGACTTACAGGAGATTCTTGAGCGACTATTAG